A window of Cryptomeria japonica chromosome 3, Sugi_1.0, whole genome shotgun sequence contains these coding sequences:
- the LOC131030656 gene encoding berberine bridge enzyme-like D-2, translated as MAKVIFGTNEEVYDEKFDELLQRLSNSGFKQVGSTSKLISKVETSAQNRRFTEAWLEKPTFIIIPQNLSQLRQSVVSCVTNGWEIRVRCGGHSFEGLSYTADGPFVLIDLEKLNRVQVDARSGTAWVEGGATLGEIYSTIGKISDELAFPAGSCHTVGCGGHISGGGLGFLSRKYGLAADYVLDAHLIDESGIVLNKSSMGEDVFWALRGGGGGSWGIVYAWKIQLLPVARVVTAFKLFKTGADDVTETVGDWQSVAPKLEETIFMQVKVDVNERKEIRAMFYGIYLGRMKDLMNRIKRSFPVLGMEVEHCREMSWLKSVAYFEDIPVSQLTNRYYYSKPYVKVKSDFVNSPLPEDALREMWARMEEEPRVFANFSPLGGAMDRFNSRASPFPHRPGYLFYIHYGVTWSHSSETDYYLDWMRDFYDYMEPYVSSSPRAAYVNFIDLDLGIGNGSVKNAKLWGEKYFGLNFDRLVEAKTQVDPNNIFKNHQSIPPRWTPPFG; from the coding sequence ATGGCCAAAGTTATATTCGGTACCAATGAAGAAGTATATGATGAAAAGTTTGATGAATTGTTGCAGCGCCTGAGTAATAGTGGCTTTAAACAAGTTGGCAGCACATCCAAGTTGATTTCTAAAGTAGAAACCTCAGCACAGAACCGTCGATTCACAGAGGCTTGGCTAGAGAAGCCCACGTTTATCATTATTCCCCAGAACTTAAGTCAGCTGCGACAATCCGTGGTGAGTTGCGTCACGAACGGATGGGAGATTCGTGTTCGATGTGGAGGGCACAGCTTCGAGGGGCTTTCATACACTGCAGACGGACCTTTCGTTCTCATAGACCTTGAAAAGCTTAACAGGGTCCAGGTGGACGCTCGTTCAGGGACAGCCTGGGTAGAAGGAGGTGCCACCTTAGGTGAAATTTACTCTACAATCGGGAAAATTTCGGATGAGCTCGCTTTTCCTGCAGGAAGTTGTCACACGGTGGGGTGTGGGGGTCATATTTCCGGCggagggttagggtttctttcGAGAAAGTACGGTCTTGCAGCTGACTATGTGTTGGACGCCCATCTGATAGATGAGTCAGGGATAGTCCTGAATAAAAGCAGCATGGGTGAAGACGTGTTTTGGGCTCTCAGAGGAGGCGGTGGCGGCAGCTGGGGAATCGTTTATGCCTGGAAAATCCAGCTCCTGCCGGTGGCTCGAGTTGTGACTGCTTTCAAATTGTTTAAAACTGGTGCAGATGATGTCACGGAGACGGTGGGGGATTGGCAATCTGTTGCTCCCAAACTCGAGGAGACCATCTTCATGCAAGTAAAGGTGGACGTAAACGAGAGGAAAGAAATCAGAGCCATGTTTTATGGGATATACCTCGGGCGTATGAAGGATCTAATGAATAGAATTAAGCGGAGCTTCCCAGTGCTGGGAATGGAGGTTGAGCATTGTAGAGAAATGAGCTGGTTAAAGTCTGTTGCCTACTTTGAGGACATCCCAGTTAGCCAATTGACTAACAGGTATTATTACAGCAAGCCCTACGTCAAAGTAAAGTCAGATTTCGTCAACAGCCCTCTTCCGGAGGATGCGCTGAGAGAAATGTGGGCCAGAATGGAAGAAGAGCCGCGTGTGTTTGCAAATTTCTCTCCCCTGGGAGGGGCGATGGACAGGTTTAACTCTCGTGCCTCACCATTTCCTCATCGCCCAGGGTATTTGTTCTACATTCACTACGGCGTTACCTGGAGTCATAGTAGTGAAACTGATTACTATCTTGATTGGATGAGGGATTTTTATGACTACATGGAACCATACGTCTCCTCTTCGCCTAGGGCTGCATATGTGAACTTTATTGACCTTGATCTGGGCATTGGGAACGGTTCTGTTAAAAATGCCAAACTTTGGGGCGAAAAGTATTTTGGTCTAAATTTCGACAGGCTTGTTGAAGCTAAGACGCAGGTGGATCCTAACAATATCTTCAAAAATCATCAGAGTATTCCTCCTAGGTGGACTCCTCCTTTTGGCTGA